From a region of the Candidatus Kryptoniota bacterium genome:
- a CDS encoding T9SS type A sorting domain-containing protein — MKNVLRNVRRGGFLFVLFCLFTGMNPLDAQWVQTGPYGGDVNSFFVSPNGAGGTDIYAGAFGSGVFLSTNNGTNWIAVVNGLTTGNVMGVAVSGTNLFEGINRGGVFLSTDNGTSWTAVNNGLTNNVIDVLALSGTNIFLGTYGGGVFLSTNNGTSWTAVNNGLTNNIINAFAFSGTNVFTATSGGGVFLSTNDGTNWTAVNNGLTNINVASLALFGTSLFAGTSSGGVFLSTNNGTSWTAVNSGLPNVTIKTLAISGTNLFAGTSGDGVYLSTNNGTSWTAVNSGLTNTTVGSLAFSGTNLFAGTNGGGVFRSTDNGTSWTQIGVPYLAISSIISSGSDLFAGTPYNGVLLSTNNGASWTRVNSGFPTNCVPDAFAISDANLFAGGYGDGVYLSTNNGTSWTAVNTGLTNKKVYALAVLGTDLFAGTNGGGVFVSTSNGASWTAVNSGLPASAFVSAFAVSGTNIFAGTSDSVFLSTNYGGSWTVTNSGLPPNTIVDAFALSGTNIFLGTYGGGIYLSTNSGATWTATGLTNGSVSGFAVSGTNVFAGTYDGGVYLSTNTGASWVAVNSGLIDQEVDFIAVNGTNLFAGTVSGVWRRTLSEMITGIKETDGDLPAEFSLSQNFPNPLNPSTVISYRLPVSCYATLKIYDVLGREVATLVNERQTAGNHYVTFNASNLPSGVYFYRLQAGSFTQTRKLVLIR, encoded by the coding sequence ATGAAAAATGTTTTACGAAATGTCCGCAGAGGCGGGTTCCTGTTTGTATTGTTTTGCCTATTCACCGGCATGAATCCATTGGATGCTCAATGGGTTCAAACAGGTCCTTACGGTGGTGACGTCAATTCTTTTTTCGTCTCTCCCAACGGGGCAGGCGGCACAGACATCTATGCCGGAGCTTTTGGCTCCGGTGTCTTTCTGTCAACGAACAATGGTACAAACTGGATTGCGGTCGTTAACGGCTTGACTACCGGCAATGTCATGGGTGTTGCGGTTTCCGGAACGAATCTTTTTGAGGGGATCAATCGTGGCGGAGTGTTTCTTTCCACCGACAACGGCACAAGCTGGACAGCGGTCAACAACGGCTTGACAAATAACGTTATCGACGTTCTTGCCCTCTCCGGCACAAATATCTTTCTCGGCACTTATGGCGGCGGAGTTTTTCTATCTACTAACAACGGCACAAGCTGGACAGCAGTCAATAACGGCTTGACGAATAATATTATAAATGCTTTTGCCTTCTCCGGCACGAATGTCTTCACGGCGACTTCGGGTGGTGGCGTGTTCCTGTCAACTAACGATGGCACAAACTGGACAGCGGTCAATAACGGCTTGACGAACATTAATGTGGCATCTCTTGCCTTATTCGGCACAAGTTTATTTGCTGGAACCAGTTCGGGCGGTGTCTTCCTCTCGACCAACAACGGCACAAGCTGGACTGCGGTCAATTCTGGCTTGCCTAATGTCACTATCAAAACTCTTGCGATCTCAGGCACAAACCTATTTGCCGGGACCTCTGGTGACGGTGTTTATCTCTCGACCAACAACGGCACAAGTTGGACTGCGGTCAATTCAGGATTGACGAACACCACTGTCGGGTCTCTCGCCTTCTCGGGCACGAATCTCTTCGCCGGGACTAATGGCGGCGGTGTCTTTCGCTCCACCGATAACGGTACAAGCTGGACTCAAATCGGCGTGCCATACCTTGCTATTAGTAGTATCATCTCCTCCGGCTCAGATCTCTTCGCTGGGACGCCATACAATGGTGTCCTCCTATCGACGAACAACGGCGCGAGCTGGACTCGGGTCAATTCAGGATTTCCAACAAACTGTGTGCCCGATGCTTTTGCCATCTCCGACGCGAATCTCTTTGCCGGGGGTTATGGTGACGGTGTCTATCTCTCGACGAATAACGGCACAAGCTGGACAGCGGTCAATACAGGCTTGACGAACAAAAAGGTCTACGCCCTTGCAGTCTTAGGCACAGATCTCTTTGCCGGGACTAATGGCGGGGGTGTCTTTGTGTCGACAAGCAACGGCGCAAGCTGGACTGCGGTCAATTCAGGATTGCCAGCAAGCGCTTTTGTCAGCGCTTTTGCCGTCTCAGGCACGAATATTTTTGCTGGAACCAGCGACAGTGTTTTTCTGTCGACCAACTATGGTGGAAGCTGGACAGTAACCAATTCAGGATTGCCCCCGAATACTATTGTTGATGCTTTTGCCCTCTCCGGCACAAATATCTTTCTCGGCACTTATGGCGGCGGTATTTATCTTTCCACTAATAGCGGCGCAACCTGGACTGCCACCGGATTGACAAATGGATCTGTCAGCGGTTTTGCCGTCTCCGGCACGAACGTCTTTGCCGGCACTTATGACGGCGGCGTTTATCTTTCCACGAATACCGGGGCAAGCTGGGTAGCAGTCAACTCTGGGCTGATCGACCAAGAAGTTGATTTTATTGCTGTCAATGGCACAAACCTCTTTGCGGGGACCGTCAGTGGTGTCTGGCGGAGAACGCTGTCTGAAATGATTACTGGAATCAAGGAAACAGATGGCGATCTTCCGGCAGAATTCTCTCTTTCGCAGAATTTTCCCAATCCGCTCAATCCGTCGACGGTCATCAGCTATCGATTGCCAGTAAGTTGCTACGCGACTTTAAAGATTTACGATGTGCTCGGAAGGGAAGTTGCCACTTTGGTCAACGAGCGCCAGACCGCAGGCAACCACTACGTGACATTCAACGCAAGCAACTTGCCGAGCGGAGTGTATTTCTACAGACTGCAGGCAGGTTCGTTTACCCAGACAAGGAAGTTAGTTTTAATCAGATGA